Within the Candidatus Omnitrophota bacterium genome, the region AGATGGTTTCTTTTTCCAAATAAATGATGATTCGATATTTCCCGGCGCGAAGACGAAAAAGCGGCGTCCCTTTCAGTCTTCTTACATGCGCATAAGGATTTTCTTTTATGCTGCGAACCTTCAACAGGATTGCCTTAGCATCCTGACGA harbors:
- a CDS encoding type II toxin-antitoxin system RelE/ParE family toxin — its product is RQDAKAILLKVRSIKENPYAHVRRLKGTPLFRLRAGKYRIIIYLEKETIFVVNIGKRDSVYDAL